The proteins below come from a single Micromonospora citrea genomic window:
- a CDS encoding GlxA family transcriptional regulator, with the protein MARVVFLLVPQLHLLDLAGPAQVFSTAADLGYDYRLHYVAEREVVPTVQGVPLVAVPAWPELTRDDLVVVPGWRPRAHGPQGPVGPDDLRRLADHHAAGGTVASVCAGAYALGRAGLLDGRRCTTHHEVQDELARRFPAARIVRDVLYMVDDRVVTSAGIASGIDVALHLVATRHGPAVAARIARALVVQTRRNGHEQQASAMLRHRSHPSDTVHRVQDLIDRHFAEPLPLADLAAAGGVAERTLTRLFRQATGLTPLGYQQLLRVERAEHLIGHGATVEAAARTVGFTDARMLRRLRARASHGRSVPAGSSRPARGTPPAASPAG; encoded by the coding sequence ATGGCCCGGGTCGTCTTCCTGCTCGTCCCGCAGCTGCACCTGCTGGACCTCGCCGGGCCGGCCCAGGTCTTCTCCACCGCCGCCGACCTCGGGTACGACTACCGGCTGCACTACGTCGCCGAGCGGGAGGTGGTGCCGACCGTGCAGGGCGTACCGCTGGTGGCCGTGCCGGCGTGGCCCGAGCTGACCCGGGACGACCTCGTGGTCGTACCCGGGTGGCGGCCCCGCGCGCACGGGCCGCAGGGGCCGGTCGGGCCGGACGACCTGCGGCGGCTTGCCGACCACCACGCCGCCGGTGGCACCGTCGCCAGCGTGTGCGCCGGGGCGTACGCCCTCGGCCGGGCCGGCCTGCTCGACGGCCGCCGCTGCACCACCCACCACGAGGTGCAGGACGAGCTGGCGCGCCGGTTCCCGGCGGCGCGGATCGTCCGTGACGTGCTCTACATGGTCGACGACCGGGTCGTCACCTCGGCCGGCATCGCCAGCGGCATCGACGTGGCGCTGCACCTGGTGGCGACCCGACACGGCCCGGCGGTCGCGGCGCGGATCGCCCGCGCGCTCGTCGTCCAGACCCGACGCAACGGCCACGAGCAGCAGGCCAGCGCCATGCTGCGGCACCGCTCGCACCCGTCCGACACTGTGCACCGCGTGCAGGACCTGATCGACCGCCACTTCGCCGAGCCCCTGCCGCTGGCCGACCTGGCCGCCGCGGGCGGGGTGGCCGAGCGGACCCTGACCCGGTTGTTCCGGCAGGCCACCGGGTTGACCCCGCTCGGCTACCAGCAACTGCTGCGGGTGGAACGCGCCGAGCACCTCATCGGGCACGGCGCCACCGTGGAGGCCGCCGCCCGCACGGTCGGCTTCACCGATGCCCGGATGCTGCGCCGGCTGCGGGCCCGTGCCAGCCACGGTCGAAGTGTTCCCGCTGGTAGTAGTCGTCCCGCGAGAGGAACTCCACCGGCAGCGAGCCCGGCAGGGTGA
- a CDS encoding CBS domain-containing protein, with the protein MTTVGEFMTTRLVTMDGNDTLTAAAQEMRDSAIGDVVVTDGDDVVGIVTDRDIAVRGVAENLDPNSTPLNRITSKDVITVSQYDDAVAAADLMRTYAVRRLPVIDDGRLVGLVSMGDLAVEREPQSVLADISADEPNN; encoded by the coding sequence ATGACAACGGTCGGAGAGTTCATGACGACCCGGTTGGTGACGATGGACGGCAACGACACGCTGACCGCCGCGGCGCAGGAGATGCGCGACAGCGCCATCGGCGACGTGGTGGTGACCGACGGCGACGACGTCGTCGGCATCGTGACGGACCGGGACATCGCGGTCCGGGGCGTGGCGGAGAACCTGGACCCGAACTCGACCCCGCTCAACCGGATCACCAGCAAGGACGTGATCACGGTGAGCCAGTACGACGACGCGGTGGCCGCCGCCGACCTGATGCGCACCTACGCCGTGCGCCGGTTGCCGGTCATCGACGACGGGCGGCTCGTCGGTCTCGTCTCGATGGGCGACCTCGCCGTGGAGCGGGAGCCGCAGTCGGTGCTCGCCGACATCAGCGCCGACGAACCGAACAACTGA
- a CDS encoding M16 family metallopeptidase, giving the protein MTLITDRPGPGLARPYRFPQVVRRTVAGGRVVAAHLPGQNLAVALLLLDAGAGREPTGKEGLGGVLAKALEEGTAQRDATAYALAIEALGTELVTGLDWDSFQVSVQVPVERLHAAVELLAEAVRTPKLDPDDVRRVRDDEATALRMDWANPGPRADAALRADLFGAENRWGRPMYGDPDSVAGLDVEDVTVFHSEWFIRPGTLVVAGDLDRLDLDALGAAAFAGTGGGPVDRGGPIEVPTRPGRRIILVDRPGSVQSTLRLGHPSPHRAHPDHVPMTLAGTVLGGAFTSRLNHLIREVRGYTYGIRGDFASSRRFGRFAVSSGVQTAVTAPALVEAVGEITRTQETGVTEEELAVARSWRAGQLSVELQSPRAIASALTTLVVHDLPDDYHARLRESLLAADVAQVSAAAAAHLHPEALTLVVEGDAAVIRDELAASGLGDLVDHAS; this is encoded by the coding sequence ATGACGCTGATCACCGACCGTCCCGGGCCGGGCCTCGCCCGCCCCTACCGGTTCCCGCAGGTGGTCCGCCGTACGGTGGCCGGCGGCCGGGTGGTCGCCGCGCACCTGCCCGGGCAGAACCTGGCCGTGGCGCTGCTGCTGCTCGACGCGGGCGCCGGGCGCGAGCCGACCGGCAAGGAGGGGCTCGGCGGGGTGCTCGCCAAGGCCCTGGAGGAGGGGACCGCGCAGCGGGACGCCACCGCGTACGCGCTGGCCATCGAGGCGCTCGGCACCGAGCTGGTGACCGGGCTCGACTGGGACTCCTTCCAGGTCAGCGTGCAGGTGCCGGTGGAGCGGCTGCACGCCGCCGTGGAGCTGCTCGCCGAGGCGGTCCGCACCCCGAAGCTCGACCCGGACGACGTCCGGCGGGTCCGCGACGACGAGGCCACCGCGCTGCGGATGGACTGGGCCAATCCCGGCCCCCGCGCCGACGCGGCGCTGCGCGCGGACCTGTTCGGCGCCGAGAACCGCTGGGGCCGCCCCATGTACGGCGACCCCGACTCGGTGGCCGGGCTGGACGTCGAGGACGTCACCGTCTTCCACTCCGAGTGGTTCATCCGCCCCGGCACGCTCGTCGTCGCCGGCGACCTGGACCGGCTCGACCTGGACGCGCTCGGCGCGGCGGCGTTCGCCGGCACCGGCGGCGGGCCGGTCGACCGGGGCGGCCCGATCGAGGTGCCGACCCGCCCCGGCCGGCGGATCATCCTGGTGGACCGTCCCGGCTCGGTGCAGTCCACGCTGCGGCTGGGCCACCCGTCGCCGCACCGCGCCCACCCCGACCACGTGCCGATGACCCTCGCCGGCACGGTGCTCGGCGGGGCGTTCACCTCCCGGCTCAACCACCTCATCCGCGAGGTGCGCGGCTACACGTACGGCATCCGGGGCGACTTCGCCTCGTCCCGCCGGTTCGGGCGGTTCGCGGTCAGCTCCGGCGTGCAGACGGCGGTCACCGCGCCGGCCCTGGTCGAGGCGGTCGGCGAGATCACCCGTACCCAGGAGACCGGGGTGACCGAGGAGGAGCTGGCGGTGGCGCGCTCCTGGCGGGCCGGCCAGCTCTCGGTGGAGCTGCAGAGCCCTCGGGCGATCGCCTCCGCGCTGACCACCCTGGTCGTGCACGACCTGCCGGACGACTACCACGCCCGGCTGCGGGAATCGCTGCTCGCCGCCGACGTGGCGCAGGTCTCCGCGGCGGCCGCCGCGCACCTGCACCCGGAGGCGCTCACCCTGGTGGTGGAGGGCGACGCCGCGGTGATCCGCGACGAGCTGGCCGCCTCCGGCCTGGGTGACCTGGTCGACCACGCCTCCTGA
- a CDS encoding response regulator, protein MDADAVAPVSGGRPVGVAIVDDHPVVVEGVRAWLATEPRLTVLATGDDPDAVLRAAPDADVLLLDLRLHGRMALDKLAELSAAGRRVVVYSEHTDPETMLAALDAGAVAFLAKHEGREHCVATVLAAASDRPYVPPALAGAIVGDPRPDRPALSDKEREALLLWFQSMSKASVARRMRISEHTVKQYVDRARIKYTRAGRPAATKAALLARAIEDGLVRPEEIGIYRSQASYDRPTP, encoded by the coding sequence ATGGACGCAGACGCGGTGGCGCCGGTGAGCGGCGGGCGACCGGTCGGCGTGGCGATCGTGGACGACCACCCGGTCGTCGTCGAGGGGGTGCGCGCCTGGCTGGCCACCGAGCCCCGGCTGACCGTCCTGGCGACGGGCGACGACCCGGACGCGGTGCTGCGGGCCGCCCCCGACGCCGACGTGCTCCTGCTCGACCTGCGGCTGCACGGGCGGATGGCGCTGGACAAGCTCGCCGAGCTGAGCGCGGCCGGCCGGCGGGTGGTGGTCTACTCCGAGCACACCGACCCCGAGACGATGCTCGCCGCGCTCGACGCCGGGGCGGTGGCGTTCCTCGCCAAGCACGAGGGGCGGGAGCACTGCGTGGCCACCGTGCTCGCCGCCGCCAGCGACCGCCCGTACGTGCCGCCGGCGCTGGCCGGGGCCATCGTGGGCGACCCCCGGCCGGACCGTCCCGCCCTGTCCGACAAGGAACGCGAGGCGCTGCTGCTGTGGTTCCAGTCGATGTCGAAGGCGTCGGTGGCCCGCCGGATGCGGATCAGCGAGCACACCGTCAAGCAGTACGTCGACCGGGCTCGGATCAAGTACACCCGTGCGGGTCGACCGGCCGCCACCAAGGCGGCGCTGCTCGCCCGGGCGATCGAGGACGGCCTCGTCCGCCCGGAGGAGATCGGCATCTACCGGTCACAGGCGTCGTACGACCGGCCGACCCCCTAA
- a CDS encoding DNA glycosylase AlkZ-like family protein: MAGGGPEIGRERVLAYRASAQELHRPARRTADLAVTELGVQDTPHGSARLALAARGVTVFDDDRLELVWSMRGAPHLHRRAELPALAAAIWPLDDADAARRLPDQIRAGAAELGLAAFEAAARAFAEVVTAPMARGEASRAVSERVPAELTYDCRPCGARHVSGALFQQAGLAGGVRLAVSGRATTLAPLPGWPGPPARAADTTALVRTCLRLLGPATPAHIAGFLGTSVTALRPVWPEGLVEVRVDGRRAWLPPERLDALRDAPPLPGVRLLPPGDPFLQARDRDVLLPDRARQAQLWRVIGSPGALLVDGEVAGTWRAKQAGRGVLEVTVTPWAGLSARARQEVDTEAATVATARGAADVRVTIAPG, translated from the coding sequence ATGGCGGGCGGCGGTCCGGAGATCGGTCGGGAGCGCGTACTCGCCTACCGGGCGTCCGCACAGGAGCTGCACCGCCCGGCGCGCCGGACGGCGGACCTGGCCGTCACAGAGCTGGGGGTGCAGGACACGCCGCACGGCTCCGCCCGGCTGGCACTGGCCGCCCGGGGCGTGACCGTGTTCGACGACGACCGGCTGGAGCTGGTCTGGTCGATGCGGGGCGCGCCGCACCTGCACCGGCGCGCCGAGCTGCCGGCGTTGGCCGCCGCGATCTGGCCGCTGGACGACGCCGACGCCGCCCGGCGGCTTCCCGACCAGATCCGCGCGGGCGCCGCCGAGCTGGGGCTCGCCGCGTTCGAGGCCGCGGCACGCGCGTTCGCCGAGGTGGTGACCGCGCCGATGGCCCGCGGCGAGGCCAGCCGCGCGGTGAGCGAACGGGTGCCGGCCGAGTTGACGTACGACTGCCGCCCGTGCGGCGCCCGGCACGTCTCCGGGGCGCTGTTCCAGCAGGCTGGCCTCGCCGGAGGCGTACGCCTGGCGGTGTCGGGGCGGGCGACGACGCTCGCGCCGCTGCCGGGCTGGCCCGGGCCGCCCGCGCGGGCGGCGGACACCACCGCCCTGGTGCGCACCTGCCTGCGGCTGCTCGGGCCCGCGACCCCGGCCCACATCGCGGGTTTCCTCGGCACCAGCGTCACCGCGCTGCGCCCCGTCTGGCCGGAAGGGCTGGTGGAGGTGCGGGTGGACGGCCGGCGGGCCTGGCTGCCGCCGGAGCGGCTCGACGCGCTGCGCGACGCGCCGCCCCTGCCGGGGGTCCGGCTGCTGCCGCCCGGCGACCCGTTCCTCCAGGCCCGCGACCGGGACGTGCTGCTCCCCGACCGGGCCCGTCAGGCGCAGCTCTGGCGGGTCATCGGCAGTCCCGGCGCGCTGCTCGTGGACGGCGAGGTGGCCGGCACCTGGCGCGCGAAGCAGGCCGGCCGGGGCGTGCTGGAGGTGACGGTCACGCCGTGGGCCGGGCTGTCGGCCCGGGCCCGCCAGGAGGTCGACACCGAGGCCGCCACCGTCGCCACGGCGCGCGGCGCCGCCGACGTGCGGGTCACCATCGCCCCGGGCTGA
- a CDS encoding SCP2 sterol-binding domain-containing protein has translation MVDATTRFLEDLDRRDFEPLLAKSSGTLRLDLHEGAQTTHWLLRIDRGQVRVSQEDLEADTVIGASPALFEDLASGREDGVAALLRGDMTVTGDLRLVLQLERLFPSPPDSHGPRRRFQAEREVH, from the coding sequence ATGGTGGACGCGACGACGAGGTTCCTCGAGGACCTCGACCGGCGGGACTTCGAACCCCTGCTGGCGAAGTCCTCCGGAACCCTGCGCCTGGACCTGCACGAGGGCGCGCAGACGACGCACTGGCTGCTGCGCATCGACCGTGGTCAGGTGCGGGTGAGCCAGGAGGACCTGGAGGCCGACACGGTGATCGGGGCCAGCCCGGCGCTCTTCGAGGACCTCGCCTCAGGGCGGGAGGACGGGGTGGCGGCGCTGCTGCGGGGGGACATGACGGTGACGGGGGACCTTCGGCTGGTGTTGCAGTTGGAGCGGCTCTTCCCCAGCCCGCCGGACTCCCACGGGCCCCGCCGGCGTTTCCAGGCGGAGCGGGAGGTGCACTGA
- a CDS encoding glycogen debranching N-terminal domain-containing protein, translating to MAQSNTIRILDGSTFVVSEDTGDIEATPSEPTGLFSLDTRFLSTWVLKVNGERLNPLSYDDLQYYEARFFLVPGMATHYVDAKLSIIRERAVGGSFRETLTILNHDEKPVDLEIRMDAASDFADLFQVKDEILNKKGEIYAEVEADRLRLGYRRGNFTRETVISASPAARYDRKGFAYTIHLEPNEQWEARIDVQTLALGPGGRDLRMGLRAHGTERLALQHDLEEWLAKAPRLNSQHEDLSRTYRRSMIDLAALRFSPLSLGGATLPAAGLPWFMTMFGRDSILTCLQTLPFTPDLSKTTLRILASLQGTRFDDFRDEDPGRILHEMRYGETAAFEEQPHSPYYGSVDATPLFLVLLDEYEKWSGDVALVMELERECRAALRWIDDYADLVGTGYIWYERRNTDTGLENQCWKDSWDSISYRDGRLPPFPRATCEVQGYAYDAKLRAARLARQFWGDPEFADRLEREAAALKERFNRDFWVSDGEYYALALDPEGRQCDVLSSNIGHLLWSGIVEADRAEKIAQHLVGPRLFTGWGVRTLAEGEVRYNPIGYHNGTIWPFDNSFIAWGLRRYGFAEEAAVIASGILDAATYFEGRLPEAFGGYPRELTKFPVEYPTACSPQAWSTGTPLLLLRTMLGLEPHEGHLAVEPRLPIGMGRIEVLDIPGRWGRVDAFARGRLDMHRLTE from the coding sequence ATGGCGCAGAGCAACACCATCCGGATTCTGGACGGCAGCACCTTCGTGGTGTCGGAGGACACCGGCGACATCGAGGCGACGCCGAGCGAGCCGACCGGGCTCTTCTCCCTCGACACCCGCTTCCTGTCCACCTGGGTGCTCAAGGTCAACGGGGAGCGGCTCAACCCGCTCTCGTACGACGACCTCCAGTACTACGAGGCCCGGTTCTTCCTGGTGCCGGGGATGGCGACGCACTACGTCGACGCCAAGCTGTCGATCATCCGGGAGCGGGCGGTGGGGGGCAGCTTCCGTGAGACGCTCACCATCCTCAACCACGACGAGAAGCCGGTCGACCTGGAGATCAGGATGGACGCGGCGTCCGACTTCGCCGACCTGTTCCAGGTCAAGGACGAGATCCTGAACAAGAAGGGCGAGATCTACGCCGAGGTCGAGGCCGACCGGCTGCGCCTGGGCTACCGGCGCGGCAACTTCACCCGGGAGACGGTGATCTCGGCGTCCCCGGCGGCGCGGTACGACCGCAAGGGCTTCGCCTACACGATCCACCTGGAGCCGAACGAGCAGTGGGAGGCCCGGATCGACGTCCAGACCCTGGCGCTCGGCCCGGGCGGCCGGGACCTGCGGATGGGGCTGCGGGCGCACGGCACCGAGCGGCTCGCCCTCCAGCACGACCTGGAGGAGTGGCTGGCCAAGGCTCCGCGGTTGAACAGCCAGCACGAGGACCTGTCGCGGACGTACCGGCGCAGCATGATCGACCTGGCGGCGCTGCGCTTCTCGCCGCTCTCGCTCGGCGGGGCGACGCTGCCGGCCGCCGGCCTGCCCTGGTTCATGACCATGTTCGGCCGGGACAGCATCCTGACGTGCCTGCAGACGCTGCCGTTCACGCCGGATCTGTCGAAGACCACGCTGCGGATCCTCGCCTCCCTGCAGGGCACCCGGTTCGACGACTTCCGCGACGAGGACCCGGGCCGGATCCTGCACGAGATGCGGTACGGCGAGACCGCCGCCTTCGAGGAGCAGCCGCACTCGCCGTACTACGGGTCGGTGGACGCGACCCCGCTGTTCCTGGTGCTGCTCGACGAGTACGAGAAGTGGAGCGGGGACGTCGCGCTGGTCATGGAGTTGGAGCGGGAGTGCCGTGCCGCGCTGAGGTGGATCGACGACTACGCCGACCTGGTCGGCACCGGCTACATCTGGTACGAGCGGCGCAACACCGACACCGGCCTGGAGAACCAGTGCTGGAAGGACTCCTGGGACTCCATCTCCTACCGGGACGGCAGGCTGCCGCCGTTTCCCCGGGCCACCTGCGAGGTGCAGGGCTACGCGTACGACGCGAAGCTGCGGGCGGCCCGGCTGGCCCGGCAGTTCTGGGGCGACCCCGAGTTCGCCGACCGGCTCGAGCGCGAGGCGGCGGCGCTGAAGGAGCGGTTCAACCGGGACTTCTGGGTGTCCGACGGCGAGTACTACGCGCTTGCCCTCGACCCGGAAGGCCGCCAGTGCGACGTGCTGAGCTCCAACATCGGCCATTTGCTCTGGAGCGGCATCGTCGAGGCGGACCGCGCCGAGAAGATCGCCCAGCATCTGGTCGGCCCCCGCCTCTTCACCGGCTGGGGGGTGCGGACGCTGGCCGAGGGGGAGGTCCGCTACAACCCCATCGGCTACCACAACGGCACGATCTGGCCGTTCGACAACTCGTTCATCGCCTGGGGCCTGCGCCGATACGGATTCGCGGAGGAGGCGGCGGTCATCGCCAGCGGCATCCTCGACGCGGCCACCTACTTCGAGGGGCGGCTGCCGGAGGCGTTCGGCGGTTATCCGCGCGAGCTGACCAAGTTCCCGGTGGAGTACCCGACGGCGTGCAGCCCGCAGGCCTGGTCGACCGGCACGCCGCTGCTGCTGCTGCGGACGATGCTCGGCCTGGAGCCGCACGAGGGGCACCTGGCGGTGGAGCCCCGGCTGCCGATCGGGATGGGCCGGATCGAGGTGCTGGACATCCCGGGCCGCTGGGGCCGGGTGGACGCGTTCGCCCGGGGCCGGCTCGACATGCACCGGCTCACCGAATGA
- a CDS encoding isochorismatase family protein yields the protein MSRAALVVIDVQESFRQRPIWAYASNPDIVGQVGRLVDAARASGDLVVWVLHAEPGTGNVFDPAGGHVRLIEGLAAAPGEPTLVKTSHNAFSTTNLQQLLTVAGIREITVCGMRTEQCVETTTRLGCDLGYEMTFVTDATATFPIPHRDLPDTATLAEILADPRTLSNEDVVARTEYALAGRFATVRTVAEVIGAVPAGGALTGGAPAGDAAGAVPAGGVRAGARG from the coding sequence ATGAGCAGAGCAGCACTCGTCGTCATCGACGTGCAGGAGTCCTTCCGGCAGCGGCCCATCTGGGCGTACGCCTCGAATCCCGACATCGTCGGCCAGGTCGGCCGGCTGGTTGACGCGGCCCGGGCGAGCGGTGACCTGGTCGTCTGGGTCCTGCACGCGGAGCCCGGCACCGGCAACGTGTTCGATCCGGCGGGCGGGCACGTCCGGCTGATCGAGGGGTTGGCGGCGGCCCCGGGCGAGCCGACGCTGGTCAAGACGTCGCACAACGCCTTCTCCACGACCAACCTCCAGCAGCTCCTCACCGTGGCGGGGATCCGCGAGATCACCGTCTGCGGGATGCGCACGGAGCAGTGCGTCGAGACGACCACCCGGCTCGGTTGCGACCTCGGCTATGAGATGACCTTCGTGACGGACGCGACGGCGACCTTCCCGATCCCGCACCGGGACCTGCCGGACACCGCCACCCTGGCGGAGATCCTCGCCGACCCGCGCACCCTGTCCAACGAGGACGTCGTCGCCCGCACCGAGTACGCCCTCGCCGGCCGCTTCGCCACCGTCCGCACGGTCGCCGAGGTGATCGGCGCGGTTCCCGCCGGCGGCGCCCTCACCGGCGGCGCTCCCGCCGGCGATGCCGCCGGGGCGGTTCCGGCCGGCGGCGTCCGGGCCGGCGCTCGGGGCTGA
- a CDS encoding aspartate-semialdehyde dehydrogenase — protein MRIGIVGATGQVGGVMRQVLAEREFPAEQVRLFASARSAGRTLPFRGGEVAVEDAATADYSGLDIVLFSAGKGTARELAPRVAAAGAVVVDNSSAFRTDPDVPLVVAEVNPHAVAVRPRGIIANPNCTTMAAMPVLRPLHAEAELVSLVVSTYQAVSGAGLAGVAELDEQVRKVAEHATGLAFDGAAVEFPAPRSFARPIAFNVLPLAGSIVDDGSFETDEEQKLRNESRKILEIPGLRVSGTCVRVPVFTGHSLQINARFARPVTPQRARELLDGAPGVALSDVPTPLEAAGQDPTYVGRIRADETVEHGLALFCSNDNLRKGAALNAVQIAELVAAERR, from the coding sequence ATGAGGATCGGCATTGTGGGGGCCACCGGCCAGGTCGGTGGCGTGATGCGGCAGGTGCTGGCGGAGCGGGAGTTCCCGGCGGAGCAGGTGCGGTTGTTCGCCTCGGCGCGGTCGGCCGGGCGCACCCTGCCCTTCCGGGGCGGCGAGGTGGCCGTGGAGGACGCGGCCACCGCCGACTACTCCGGGCTCGACATCGTGCTCTTCTCGGCCGGGAAGGGCACCGCCAGGGAGCTCGCGCCACGGGTCGCCGCGGCCGGTGCCGTCGTCGTCGACAACTCCTCGGCGTTCCGCACGGACCCGGACGTGCCGCTGGTCGTCGCCGAGGTCAACCCGCACGCCGTCGCCGTACGCCCCAGGGGGATCATCGCGAACCCCAACTGCACCACTATGGCCGCGATGCCGGTGCTGCGTCCGCTGCACGCCGAGGCGGAACTGGTCAGCCTGGTCGTCTCGACCTACCAGGCGGTCTCCGGCGCTGGGCTGGCCGGCGTGGCCGAGCTGGACGAGCAGGTCCGCAAGGTGGCCGAGCACGCCACCGGGCTTGCCTTCGACGGCGCCGCCGTCGAGTTCCCGGCCCCCCGGTCGTTCGCCCGGCCGATCGCGTTCAACGTGCTCCCGCTCGCCGGCTCGATCGTCGACGACGGCTCCTTCGAGACCGACGAGGAGCAGAAGCTGCGCAACGAGAGCCGCAAGATCCTGGAGATTCCGGGGCTCAGGGTCTCCGGCACCTGCGTCCGGGTGCCCGTCTTCACCGGCCACTCGCTGCAGATCAACGCCCGGTTCGCCCGCCCGGTCACCCCGCAGCGGGCCCGCGAGCTGCTCGACGGCGCGCCCGGCGTGGCGCTGAGCGACGTGCCGACCCCGCTCGAGGCCGCCGGTCAGGACCCGACCTACGTCGGCCGGATCCGCGCCGACGAGACCGTCGAGCACGGGCTGGCCCTGTTCTGCTCCAACGACAACCTGCGCAAGGGCGCCGCGCTGAACGCGGTGCAGATCGCCGAGCTGGTCGCCGCCGAGCGCCGCTGA
- a CDS encoding lysophospholipid acyltransferase family protein yields MPELVYPPVIAAAKTMFRVLDLKITVEGAHHVPRTGGAVMASNHVSYLDFIFCGLGAHPAKRLVRFMAKKSVFTHKVSGPLMRGMRHIPVDRRAGAGSYATAVSALKRGEVVGVFPEATISRSFTVKELKSGTTRMAVEAGVPVLPVALWGTQRLWTKGRPRTLTRRHTPITILVGEPMDPAAYPDANAMTADLKTRLSALVDRAQREYPDQPAGPDDTWWLPAHLGGTAPTPEEAAALDAPTRRTPTP; encoded by the coding sequence ATGCCGGAACTCGTGTACCCGCCCGTGATCGCCGCCGCCAAGACGATGTTCCGGGTCCTCGACCTGAAGATCACCGTCGAGGGCGCCCACCACGTCCCGCGTACCGGCGGGGCGGTGATGGCCAGCAACCACGTCAGCTACCTCGACTTCATCTTCTGCGGGCTGGGCGCGCACCCGGCGAAGCGGCTGGTGCGGTTCATGGCCAAGAAGTCGGTCTTCACGCACAAGGTGTCCGGCCCGCTGATGCGCGGCATGCGGCACATCCCGGTGGACCGGCGGGCGGGCGCCGGGTCGTACGCGACGGCGGTCAGCGCGCTGAAGCGCGGCGAGGTGGTCGGCGTCTTCCCCGAGGCGACGATCAGCCGCTCGTTCACCGTGAAGGAGCTCAAGAGCGGAACCACGCGGATGGCCGTCGAGGCGGGTGTGCCGGTCCTCCCGGTGGCCCTGTGGGGCACCCAGCGGCTCTGGACCAAGGGTCGGCCGCGCACCCTCACCCGTCGACACACCCCGATCACCATCCTGGTGGGCGAGCCGATGGACCCGGCCGCCTACCCGGACGCCAACGCGATGACCGCCGACCTGAAGACGCGGCTGAGCGCGCTCGTCGACCGGGCCCAGCGGGAGTACCCGGACCAGCCCGCCGGCCCCGACGACACCTGGTGGCTCCCGGCGCACCTGGGCGGCACCGCCCCCACCCCGGAGGAGGCCGCCGCCCTCGACGCCCCCACCCGCCGCACCCCCACCCCCTGA
- a CDS encoding alpha/beta hydrolase, whose product MTERGVLLWIHGGGWRGRSSEDGAGLARHGLRVVQATYRLSHEAHWPAQLDDVREAARRARAAAPELPLLVGGDSAGATLALHLALRGVDRRDDVAAGLAWWAPTDPLAAQFRLRPDGNPWADLIGHPPAADDPATVDATVATHAGNGVPVLLVHALDDRSVPVGQTVDLTAALLAAGHPVHSLITHGGHGLDLDRPDLAAVTTAFLDTVLPKG is encoded by the coding sequence ATGACGGAACGCGGAGTACTGCTCTGGATCCACGGCGGCGGATGGCGCGGCCGGTCGAGCGAGGACGGCGCGGGGCTGGCCCGGCACGGGCTGCGGGTGGTCCAGGCGACCTACCGGCTGTCCCACGAGGCGCACTGGCCGGCCCAGCTCGACGACGTACGCGAGGCGGCGCGGCGGGCCCGCGCGGCGGCCCCGGAGCTGCCGCTGCTGGTCGGCGGCGACTCGGCCGGCGCCACCCTGGCCCTGCACCTGGCCCTGCGCGGCGTCGACCGCCGCGACGACGTGGCCGCCGGGCTGGCCTGGTGGGCCCCCACCGACCCGCTCGCCGCGCAGTTCCGGCTGCGGCCCGACGGCAACCCGTGGGCGGACCTGATCGGGCACCCGCCGGCCGCCGACGACCCGGCCACCGTCGACGCGACGGTGGCCACGCACGCCGGCAACGGGGTGCCCGTGCTGCTGGTGCACGCCCTCGACGACCGGTCGGTGCCGGTCGGTCAGACCGTCGACCTGACCGCCGCGCTGCTGGCCGCCGGGCACCCGGTGCACAGCTTGATCACCCACGGCGGCCACGGGCTCGACCTGGACCGCCCGGACCTCGCGGCCGTGACCACGGCCTTCCTCGACACCGTCCTGCCGAAGGGTTGA